The nucleotide window AACCAGGGGCGAAACGACGATCATGCTGACCGCCGACAGGCCGGATGCGCTGGTCAACGGCCACCTGATCACGCTGGACGTGCCCCCGACGATCCGGTCCGACCGGATGATGGTCCCCGTCCGCTTCGTCGCCGAGCAGATCGGCCTGGATGTCGCCTGGGACGAGGCCACCCGCACCGTGGTCATCGCACCGAAGGAGCCGGCGGTCCCGGCCATCTCGGTGGATCCGGAAGCCATCGCCCTGCTGGAGCAGCTGTGGGTGGCCGGAAGCTATCGGATCACGGGCGACGTCACCATGCGCGCGGTAACCGCGCTGGAAACCCTGGAAGCGGCGATGACCATGGAGGCGTACCGATCCGGGACCGACGAGGCCCTCGCCTACACCACTTTCCGGGCCGGCGGCCTGGAGCTGACCACGGCCATGGCCGTTCACCAGGGGCAGGCCTGGGCGCAGGACGTGACCGGGGCATGGACCCCCAAGCCGCTGGAGGAGCTCGACCCCGCCGATCTCTTCACCGATCCGACGAGCCTTGCGAGCCTGACGACCGAGGCCCTCATGGGGGCCAACATCACGCGGTCACAGCATGTCTATGAGGGGACCGAGATGCAGGTCGTGACCGTGCTCGTGGACCTGACCGAGTCCGCCGAGTTCGCCGAGGTGATCGGCCTGTTCGGCTTGCCGGCCGAGCAGTTCAAGGCGGGGCTGTACGAGGTCTCCTACTGGTTTGACGCCGACAACACCCCGCACCACGCCGACCTCTCCGTTGAGCTGATCATGACCGAACCAGAGCTGTTCGCGATCTCCGTAGGGGGTAGCCTGTACTGGGAGCCGTGGGACCAGCCGATTCCGTTCCCGCCTGAGATCACAGGCGTTGGCGAGTAACCGCTTCCCGGTGCGTGGGCCGTCCCGAGAGCCTCACCGGCTCGGGACGGCCCCGGCGCGTGAGCAGCGGTTCCGCCGCAGACGCCCGCGATCGAACCTGCAATCAAGGGGTTTCGTAATGGTATTGTGAGAAATGTGTTGCGGAGGAGTGGGGATGGGATGAAGCGGGATCGCGCCCGGCGCGCCCGGTGGGCAGCGTGGCTGGTGGCTTTGACTCTGATGCTGCAGGCTTCCCCGGGTGGCGCGTCGGAGACGGAACTGGAGATCGCGGAGTATCCTGCCGAGAACTACGAGCCAGGTCCGGGCTGGCCGGAGGGCTGGTCGCCGCCGCCTGCGCCCGAGGAGATGTCCGAGCGGATGAAGGCCGAGGTCGAGCGGGTGCTTCGGGAACGCCCGGACATGTACGACCGGTACGACTGGTGGGTGTGGGACCCGCTGCCCGCCTGGACGCAGGAGTACCCGTGGTTCTGGCGTGAGGACTGGATGGGCTGTGGAACCACACTGCACGTGTACGCCTATCCTGTACCCGACACGCAGTTGATCACGCGGGTATTTGGCCGCTCGTTTGGGTGGACTCGACTGTACCTGAAGCCCTGTCGATATGAGCCGATCCAGTTCATCGTCGAGGCGCGTGAACTGAGTGAAGAGGAGAAGTTAGCTGAGGGCAGGGTCATCGAGTACCAGTACTGGATGGATAAGTCGCACCCCGGGTTGGGGCGAGACAACGGCAGCGAGAGCAACGGAAGCCCCGATAACATTTATGTTTTCCTAAATCAGGGGGACGCGTCGAAGCGGTTTGACGCACCCGCCTACTTAGACACCACTGTTAACCGTGTGCGCGTACCTATCCGTTTCATTAGTGAGATGATGGGAGCCGAGGTTGAGTGGGATGAGACCAATCGACGTGTGGGGATACACTTTCCGGCCGTTACCCGCCAGGTGATGAAGGTGATCCCGGCCCCCGGGTACGACTACCCGGACCTGTTCGATCCCGAAGCAGACTGGCCCAACGGGCACCGGTTCCTTCTGGAGGAGCGGACGGTGAGCACCCCGGAGCGCACAGTGGTGCTGACCATCGATCAACCAGTGGCGGTGGTGGACGGCCGAGAGGTGCCCCTGGATGCTCCGCCGGTCATCCGGAACGACCGGACCATGGTTCCTGTGCGGTTCATCGCTGAGCAAATGGGGGCGAAGGTCTACTGGGTGGGTGCAGAACCCATTTTCCGACTCGATGACGGCAGGCTGTCGGGTACCTACCAGGTCCACATCTTCACGCCGTTCTTCCCCTTGTACGAGTACCCCAGTTGGTACCTGGAGAACCGGGCCGTACGGTACTGAGGGGGGAGACGACCTATGCGGTGGCGATGGTGGGTTGCGGTGGTGGCGCTGTTCTCTCTCGTCCCTTGGCATGCCGCCCTGGCCGCGGAATGGACCACCAAGGGTGGTTCTCCCCAACGTATGTCCGCGGTCTTCGAACCCACGGGGCTGATCGAGTTGACGCCGTACTGGGAGACGCAACCGCTGGGCGAGAGTGCGGCACAACCGGTGATCGTCGACGGGGTGGTTTACCACTTGGCCGGAGCCTACCTCTGGAGGTTAGACCTGGACGAAGTAAGCCCCCCGATTGCCGGGGCCTCGCCGGTGATCGAGCCGGTTGCTAGGCTGCCGGTTGAGTTTAACCGGGCCCCCGAAGGGCCGACAATACCCCCGCAGTCTAGCCCTACCTACAGTCCTGAGACCGGCATTCTCTACTTCGGAACCGGGTACGGGTGGGTCTGGGCCTATCACACAGTGGCCGGATGGTTTCGCCCCCTGGAGCTGGACCTCGGCTGCCCTATCGTGGGCTCTCCCCTCGTGATTCACGACCAGGGTCGCGATGTCGTGGTGGTGGCGGACCGACCCAACTACCCCGGAGAGGAGAATCGGCCCGTAGGGCGACCGCTCTGTCCCCGTAGCCATGGCAAGGTGTGGGTGGTGCAGGGACTGGACGGACCTGACGGGTCACCCCGTTGGCAGTCCTACGAAGCTCCCACGCACAAGCAGGACGAGAGCGGGTTCGGCGGCTTCATCACTCCCTCAGCCGTGATCGCACCGCCCCACGGGGAGAACCCCAGCTTCGTCATCGGTACCGACGGTTTCGAGGGCGGGCGCGCGATTCGCCTGGCCCTGGATCGCAACAACGACTACCGCCCTTACCAAGTCTGGACGGTGGATGGTCCAGGAGGATTCGCCGGCAACTTCACATCTGATGGGGTGAGCGCGTACTGGCTGGACACCCGCGGGTACCTGTGGGGCGCCACCCTGGCGAGAGGCCGCGAACCCGACGGCTGGTCCGGCTACTCCATCGACCTCCCCGCCCTCATCGGCGCCAAGGTCGCGTTCACCAACACCGAGCCTGCGGTCGAGGTCCGCCAGACCCCCGCAGGCCCCGAGACCCACCTGTACGTCACCCTGCGCAACTACAGCGACATCGGGGCCGGGCTGCGGGACGGCCCCACGGGCAACGACGGCGCGGTGGTGGCGCTGGGCCCCGGCGGCACGCTCAAGTGGTTCCACAAGTTCGGCCCACCGGACCGGCACGGCGGGCGGAAGGCCTCGATGAACACGGCGCCGCTGGCGCTCGTGAGCCGGGGGGCGCTCCTCTTCGGCGACGTGAATGGATACTTCTACAGTTACGCGCTGGATACCGGCAACCTCACGGGCGGCGACGCCCGAGGCGCACTGGTCCAGCCGGATGGGCGGGCGCCGGCGGACCGGCTGTTCCTCCTGAAGGAGGGTGAGGAGCCGAACACCGGCCCCTACAACTTCTCCCAGGTCTCCGGCGTCGGGGTCGACCCCGCCTTCGGCCACGGGCTGCTGCTGGTCGGCGTCAACTACGTGCGGGACGGCTCGGCCACAGGCCGGCTGGTCGCCTATCGGGCCGGCGAGGCCTACGATCTGCGCTGGCTGGACCAGCCTGAACCCCTGGTGCTCGCGCACGGCGAGCCGGCGGCGCTGGAGCCGCGGCTGCAGCTGGAGCTGACCACCCGCACCCTCGCGGCGGTCTGCCAGGGCCCGGTGGCCGTGCAGTGGTTCCTCACCGACGCCGCCGGACAGCTGGTCCGCCCGCTCGGGGATGTGCCGCTGCCAGGCAACCTCGCCCCTCAGAAGCCCCACCCGGTTCCGCTGACGGTGAGCCTGGCCGAGGGCGATCCGGCAGAGGGGCAGATCGTCGGCGTGATCGACCTGCCCACGGTCTACGCCCTTGGCGCGGACCATGCGGAGAACGGCGCGCTGGCCGTCGCCCGGGGCCTGGCGGCGGCGCTGGGGCTGCTGAGGGAGAAGAGCTGTGCCGGGGCGGTCGCCGAGGTCGTCGAGCGGGAGGGCCAGCCAGGCCCGGACGGCGGACTGGCCAACAACGTGCTGATCGTGCCCTACACCGGCCCGGAGCTGACCGGCGAAAAGGAGGGGGAGCCTGAGCCCGAGCCAGAACCGCCCGTGGACGACCCGTCGGTGGTGGAGCTCGCCGTGCCGCAGGAGGTCGAGGCCGACCAGCCGTTCCAGGTGGGCATCTACCTGGGGTACCGGAACAACCTGGGCCGCAGCGAGATCCGGGTGCCGCTCCGGGTCTGGGCGCGGCCGGCGGCGGGCGGTCCGGCCCCGGCCGGAGGCTGGCAGCAGGTGACCATCGACCAGCTGCCCTGCTGCACCTTCAAGCCGGGTACCATCCCGGGGCTGGGCGCCGGCGTGTGGGAGATCATCGCCGAGATCGACTACGCCGGCGACACCCGCCCGGAGAACAACCGGGCGGTCCGGCGGGTGGAGGTGCTGCGCCTGCAGTCCGGGGGTGGAACCGGCGCGGAGGGCGGCGCCATCACAGACTGATCAAGGCGGCCGCGCGGGGCCATCCGACCCCGTGGGCCGCCTTCTTCCCGATCCGCCGAGAGCTCCCTGCTCGCTGACCGTCTGGCGCCGCCCGTCTCGCGGACCGGGCGGAGCGAGTCAACCCATACGGTGCGATCTGGTTTTGACCTGCCAGCGCTGCAGGTCAGCCGCACGCGTTGTTGAAGTCTTACCAGAACACGCATCAGTCCAGGGGGTTCCAGCCCATGAGCACCGACCAACGCGGATCGAGCCACGGGAAGGTCTGCTCGCTGGCGTCTGCCCGCACCGACCGTCTGGCCCGCTCGCTGCGATCGAAGCTGAGAGACTACCTGCAGAGCGACGAGGCCGCCGAGGGCGTG belongs to Symbiobacterium terraclitae and includes:
- a CDS encoding copper amine oxidase N-terminal domain-containing protein; translated protein: MRRLLAWLVMLSVLLAPALAQAEDAIRLVVGGVEIETDVAPVIEGGRTLVPLRAVTEALGFEVKWDGPSQTAILTRGETTIMLTADRPDALVNGHLITLDVPPTIRSDRMMVPVRFVAEQIGLDVAWDEATRTVVIAPKEPAVPAISVDPEAIALLEQLWVAGSYRITGDVTMRAVTALETLEAAMTMEAYRSGTDEALAYTTFRAGGLELTTAMAVHQGQAWAQDVTGAWTPKPLEELDPADLFTDPTSLASLTTEALMGANITRSQHVYEGTEMQVVTVLVDLTESAEFAEVIGLFGLPAEQFKAGLYEVSYWFDADNTPHHADLSVELIMTEPELFAISVGGSLYWEPWDQPIPFPPEITGVGE
- a CDS encoding stalk domain-containing protein encodes the protein MKRDRARRARWAAWLVALTLMLQASPGGASETELEIAEYPAENYEPGPGWPEGWSPPPAPEEMSERMKAEVERVLRERPDMYDRYDWWVWDPLPAWTQEYPWFWREDWMGCGTTLHVYAYPVPDTQLITRVFGRSFGWTRLYLKPCRYEPIQFIVEARELSEEEKLAEGRVIEYQYWMDKSHPGLGRDNGSESNGSPDNIYVFLNQGDASKRFDAPAYLDTTVNRVRVPIRFISEMMGAEVEWDETNRRVGIHFPAVTRQVMKVIPAPGYDYPDLFDPEADWPNGHRFLLEERTVSTPERTVVLTIDQPVAVVDGREVPLDAPPVIRNDRTMVPVRFIAEQMGAKVYWVGAEPIFRLDDGRLSGTYQVHIFTPFFPLYEYPSWYLENRAVRY